The following proteins are co-located in the Dyadobacter chenwenxiniae genome:
- a CDS encoding carboxylesterase/lipase family protein, translated as MSQASFAAAALAASGFGFSSYAIRDGFVEIEIAPGKLRGVRYEGVNIFRGIPYGGKVSGDRRFRRPAPVEPWTGVRSSVFGAPAMQPPRHNEPAPAEDCLFLNVWTPANDNKKRPVMFYSHGGGFVIGSGASQSQDGSNLARNFDVVVVQTNHRLGLLGFLYLDEIAGADYAGSGNMGMLDIVDGLKWVHDNIAQFGGDPENVMIFGESGGGAKTSCLYAMPSAAPYFNKASIESGPGVRMTTRETASQTTAMLLRELNIAPRDWKKLLDVPASDLLAIQAKLPFVPPFIDKENNKTAQPGAGGFGPVVDGKVLPNHPFDPASPEISKDKPLLVGWNEDEYNFFIWQRKETDLVKMDFDGLKNKLEPLHGANTARMIETYRKTMPGASAIDVFVAISSIAMMGLGSIEIAEKKVKQLGAPVYLYNFGYKSEKKILDTEYPMGTPHAMDITFKFNNEVPPKNPLQPSESFFGGKKPERFAASHHFAELWTTFARTGKPSASDVPEWPAYNLATRPTMRIDTKCEVINNRFAEELAMWKSIRKG; from the coding sequence TTGTCACAAGCCTCTTTCGCTGCTGCTGCACTTGCTGCGAGTGGTTTTGGATTTTCTTCGTATGCCATACGGGATGGATTTGTGGAGATCGAAATCGCACCGGGTAAATTGCGCGGTGTTCGTTATGAAGGCGTTAACATTTTCAGAGGCATTCCTTATGGAGGGAAAGTTTCAGGGGATAGGAGATTTCGACGCCCTGCGCCCGTGGAACCCTGGACGGGTGTACGTAGCTCCGTATTTGGTGCTCCCGCTATGCAGCCCCCACGCCATAATGAGCCGGCACCTGCTGAGGATTGTTTGTTTCTGAATGTGTGGACACCAGCCAATGACAACAAAAAGCGGCCGGTCATGTTTTATAGTCATGGCGGCGGATTTGTGATCGGGTCGGGCGCGTCGCAGAGTCAGGATGGTTCCAATCTTGCGCGGAATTTTGATGTGGTCGTGGTGCAGACCAATCACAGGCTCGGTTTGCTCGGCTTTCTTTACCTGGATGAAATTGCTGGCGCTGACTATGCCGGATCAGGGAATATGGGCATGCTAGACATTGTTGACGGTTTGAAATGGGTGCATGACAACATTGCCCAGTTTGGTGGAGATCCCGAGAATGTAATGATTTTTGGAGAGTCGGGTGGGGGAGCAAAAACTTCCTGTTTATATGCAATGCCATCGGCAGCACCTTATTTCAATAAAGCATCCATCGAAAGTGGCCCGGGTGTACGTATGACGACCCGGGAAACAGCGTCTCAAACGACCGCAATGCTTTTGAGAGAACTGAACATTGCACCCAGAGATTGGAAAAAATTACTCGATGTGCCCGCATCCGACTTGCTCGCCATTCAAGCCAAACTGCCCTTCGTGCCACCCTTTATTGATAAGGAAAATAACAAAACAGCCCAGCCCGGAGCCGGTGGATTTGGGCCTGTAGTGGATGGTAAAGTGTTGCCTAATCACCCGTTTGACCCAGCCTCACCCGAAATATCCAAAGACAAACCACTTCTTGTCGGTTGGAATGAGGATGAGTACAACTTTTTCATATGGCAACGAAAGGAAACGGATTTAGTAAAAATGGATTTCGATGGCTTAAAGAACAAGCTGGAACCTCTCCATGGCGCCAACACGGCCAGAATGATTGAAACATATCGAAAAACAATGCCCGGTGCCTCCGCAATTGACGTTTTCGTGGCTATCTCATCCATTGCTATGATGGGGCTGGGTTCGATCGAGATTGCGGAAAAAAAGGTAAAACAACTTGGAGCACCTGTTTATCTATACAATTTCGGATACAAGTCGGAAAAAAAGATCCTGGATACGGAATACCCTATGGGCACGCCGCATGCCATGGACATTACATTCAAATTTAACAACGAAGTTCCCCCAAAAAACCCGTTACAACCCAGTGAAAGCTTCTTTGGAGGGAAGAAGCCGGAGCGTTTCGCAGCTTCCCACCATTTTGCAGAACTCTGGACAACTTTTGCGCGAACAGGGAAGCCATCTGCCAGTGATGTGCCTGAATGGCCTGCTTACAATCTGGCGACCAGGCCTACCATGCGAATCGATACAAAATGTGAAGTCATCAATAACCGGTTCGCAGAAGAGCTTGCCATGTGGAAATCGATCAGGAAAGGGTAG